TGCCCAAATAGCGCGTTTGTCCATCGCGCATTTCCACAGCTTCGTGTACGCCTGTTGAAGCCCCCGAGGGTACGGCTGCGCGGCCGATAATGCCAGAACTCAGGCGCACATCCGCTTCGACAGTTGGATTTCCCCTCGAGTCCAATATTTCACGGGCGTGAACCGCCTCAATCTTCGTCATATTCCGACTTCCTCCTCTGGTGTTGGTGATGTGTTTTCCATTTTCATCAATGTTCTGCGTATTTTTCGCAGGTCGGTCATCGCATGTTGCATGCGGTGGGACATGATTTGTGCCAGACGGCAGAGAATTTTGAATCCCATCCGGGGATGCGTGTTTATCAAATCGACCAGATCAGTGCGGAAGAATCCGACCAGTTCACTCCGTTCGGCTGATAGAATAGAGGTCGCAGGTTGTGTATCGTCCAATGGCACGATTTCGCCTACCAATTCGCCTGCTCTCAGGGTATCGAGTACGGTCTGTTCGCCATTGGAGCGACGTTGAATGACGTGTACGACGCCGGATACGAGGACAAATAAACCCGACCTCGGTGTTGGGATTATTTCGCCAGGGACAAAGCGTCTGCGATGCACAATGCGTTCGATGGTGTGCAATTCCTGGCGGGTCAATGTATCGAATAGCGCGAGCCGGGCGAGAATCTCCGGTAAATTTTCTTGCTTATTGCCACGCAGTGTCATGTTGCCCCATTCGGGGTCCTGGAAATTCGTAGACTTATTCTCCATTTTTTAGACCTTTCCCCGTCCGCCAGAAATAAATTTGGCGAGTTGTCGATGGAGATGGGCGCGCACTTCTGGGTTGTCTGGGTCCAATGCAATGGCCTGGCGGATGATGAAGATGGCGCGTTCGGTGTTGCCCATCTGGTAATGCAATTCGGCCAGTGTGTCCAGGTAGGATGGCGTGTGTGGGCGCAGGCGCAAAGACCGCCGCGATAGGCGAATACCTTCGCGCAGGTGTATTCCCTGGATGGCGTATATCCAGGCGAGATTGTTCAGGCTGCTGTCGTCGAGGGGGTTGAGTTCCAGTGCTTTTTTGTAGTATTCTTCGGCGCGCTTATAGTTTTTGCGCTCGTAATAGACATTGCCCAATTCGCCGTGCGTGCGTGCTTGTATTTCTGCTTCGTTGTCGTTTTTGGGTTCAATATTCAGCACCTGTACATAAGCTTCTTCGGCGCGCTCAGGCCATTTTAATACCATATAGAGACCGCCCAGTTGAAAATGTGCCCACATCGCTTTTGGCCATTGTTCGACAACTGTTTCCAATAGGGATTGTGCTTCGCTCAACTGGTCGTGGGCCAGATAAAGACGGATGAGGTCGCGGTAAGATTCCCGGTGCGCGGGCACCTGCGATATGGCTTTTTCCAACCACGCGATAGCGGCGTCTGGTCTCTCAAGTGCTTCGTTGACGATTGCGAGGTCACGGTACAAGATCATATAATTGGGAGCAAATCCGAGCGCAGTTTCAAATTCGGTTCTCGCTGCGTCGTATTGGCTGCGCCTCAGATATGCCCTGCCCAACCACCGCCGCAAAACCGCGTCTTCAGGACAAATATCCACAGCAGCCTGAAATATCGCCAGTGCTGTTTCGCGATCGCCATTGGCCTCGAGGGCAATCGCGCGGTCTAAATGGCGATACGCCCGATACTGTGCACAGCCAGACAAGAGCATGACGGATGCGAGTGTGCAAAAGAGTATTGTACGCGTGTTGTCCATAGAGCTACTCCTCAGGGGAAGTATAGAAATCGCGACAGGGGTTGTCAAGATGCAAAGGTGTTTTCCCTTGACGCATATAGGCGGGCGGGTATAAAATAAGAATAGACGAACCCTGCCCAACCACCTAACTGCTATAGTTACTCCTGTCATCCTTCACTTTTTTAGTATGAGGTCTTTCATGTCGCGTATCTATTTCCTTCTTGTTTTTTTGTTTTGTATCTCCTGTGGAGCACCGCAGGAGAGGATGCAGACGCAGAATTTGATTGTTGCAACAGCTACGCCCGGCGGTACGTATTATCCGGTGGGTGTTGCGCTGAGTACGACGATTACACAGAAGCTACAGCCCAAAATTGTGGTCGCAGCTATCAATTCTGCAGGGTCGGCCGAGAATATTCAGATGCTGGTCAATCGAGAGGCACATCTGGCGATTTTGCTGGGTTTGTACGGTGCGATGGCTTATCGCGGAGAGAGGACTTATCAGGGGCAAGCGGTTAGAGATCTCCGGTCTATTACCCTGCTATGGGAGAATGTCGAGCATTTTATACTTCGGGCGTCCGATGCCAAAACAGGTACTGTTGAGGACTTGAGAAAACTCGGCCGCAAATACGTTATTGGCAAACGCGGCAGTGGCACAGAAGGTGCGACGCGAACTATTCTCGCAGCGCTTAATATTTCTCCGGATGAGGATTTTACGTCTGAGTATTTGGGTTATAGTCCGTCTGCTCAGGCTATGATTGACGGCCGTATTGCAGGGGCGACGCTTTCGGCTGGTCCGCCCGTGGCTGCTGTGACGCAGGCTTTTGCTCAGCTCGGTGCGGACGGGGTTTCTGTGCTTGCTTTTAGCGATGATCATCTCGCGGCGATCCAAAATGTGTTTCCCATGTGGACGCGCTATATTATTCCGGCCAATACGTATCCCGGGCAGTCCGAAGCGATTGAGACGATTGCACAACCCAATTTTTTGGCGTGTAGAGCAGATTTGCCCGAGGATGTGGTCTATGAGATTACAAGAACTATTTATGAGAATTTAGAGGAGATTCAAAATATCCACAAGGCCACGCTCGCAATGTCTCTCGAGAAAGCCACGATGGGCCTGGCTGTTCCCCTGCATGCGGGTGCCGCGCGCTATTATAGCGAGAAGGGTATCGATATTTCGCCGTCTCTGATAGGGGAATAGGTTTGAATTCCGAATTTGAACAGGGCGGCGAAGTGAGTACACCCCATCGCGTGCTTACTGGCAGGCATCAGGTGCTGGTCGTTGTTGTGGGGGTCTGCCTGTCTCTGTTTCACCTGTGGAGCAATACGCTGGGCGTTTTGCCCGAATTGCAGCGCAATGCCACCCATTATGCCTTCATTCTTTTTTTGGGATATCTGCTTTATCCCGTTTCTTCGCGCTATGCCTCGCGCACGCTGATTCTCGATTATATTTTTGCCGTTCTCTCTCTCGTCACCGCCCTTTATCTCGTGTTTTTTGAGGATGCGCTGCACGCCCGCAATGAGGTGCCGAATACGGCGGATCTCATTTTTGCGGGTATCGCGATTCTCCTTTTGCTCGAGATTACCCGCCGTACGACCGGTTTTTTTATTCCGCTGCTCGCGCTTGTATTTCTCACGTACGCGCTTTTTTGGG
This genomic interval from Gemmatimonadota bacterium contains the following:
- a CDS encoding TAXI family TRAP transporter solute-binding subunit, with amino-acid sequence MSRIYFLLVFLFCISCGAPQERMQTQNLIVATATPGGTYYPVGVALSTTITQKLQPKIVVAAINSAGSAENIQMLVNREAHLAILLGLYGAMAYRGERTYQGQAVRDLRSITLLWENVEHFILRASDAKTGTVEDLRKLGRKYVIGKRGSGTEGATRTILAALNISPDEDFTSEYLGYSPSAQAMIDGRIAGATLSAGPPVAAVTQAFAQLGADGVSVLAFSDDHLAAIQNVFPMWTRYIIPANTYPGQSEAIETIAQPNFLACRADLPEDVVYEITRTIYENLEEIQNIHKATLAMSLEKATMGLAVPLHAGAARYYSEKGIDISPSLIGE
- a CDS encoding cyclic nucleotide-binding domain-containing protein, whose translation is MENKSTNFQDPEWGNMTLRGNKQENLPEILARLALFDTLTRQELHTIERIVHRRRFVPGEIIPTPRSGLFVLVSGVVHVIQRRSNGEQTVLDTLRAGELVGEIVPLDDTQPATSILSAERSELVGFFRTDLVDLINTHPRMGFKILCRLAQIMSHRMQHAMTDLRKIRRTLMKMENTSPTPEEEVGI
- a CDS encoding tetratricopeptide repeat protein; the protein is MDNTRTILFCTLASVMLLSGCAQYRAYRHLDRAIALEANGDRETALAIFQAAVDICPEDAVLRRWLGRAYLRRSQYDAARTEFETALGFAPNYMILYRDLAIVNEALERPDAAIAWLEKAISQVPAHRESYRDLIRLYLAHDQLSEAQSLLETVVEQWPKAMWAHFQLGGLYMVLKWPERAEEAYVQVLNIEPKNDNEAEIQARTHGELGNVYYERKNYKRAEEYYKKALELNPLDDSSLNNLAWIYAIQGIHLREGIRLSRRSLRLRPHTPSYLDTLAELHYQMGNTERAIFIIRQAIALDPDNPEVRAHLHRQLAKFISGGRGKV